Proteins encoded together in one Papaver somniferum cultivar HN1 unplaced genomic scaffold, ASM357369v1 unplaced-scaffold_21, whole genome shotgun sequence window:
- the LOC113339284 gene encoding ubiquitin-conjugating enzyme E2-17 kDa, producing the protein MASKRILKELKDLQKDPPTSCSAGPVAEDMFHWQATIMGPPDSPYAGGVFLVTIHFPPDYPFKPPKVAFRTKVFHPNINSNGSICLDILKEQWSPALTISKVLLSICSLLTDPNPDDPLVPEIAHMYKTDRSKYETTARSWTQKYAMG; encoded by the exons ATGGCTTCCAAACGGATCTTGAAAGAACTCAAGGATCTTCAGAAGGATCCTCCAACTTCATGCTCAGCAG GTCCTGTTGCTGAAGACATGTTTCACTGGCAAGCAACAATAATGGGTCCCCCAGACAGTCCTTACGCAGGAGGAGTCTTTCTAGTTACTATTCATTTTCCTCCTGATTATCCATTCAAGCCACCAAAG GTTGCCTTCAGGACAAAGGTATTCCACCCTAATATCAACAGCAATGGGAGCATCTGTCTTGACATCTTGAAGGAGCAATGGAGCCCTGCCTTGACCATTTCCAAG GTGTTGCTATCCATTTGCTCATTGTTGACGGACCCAAACCCTGACGATCCTTTGGTGCCAGAGATTGCTCACATGTACAAAACAGACAGGAGCAAGTATGAGACTACCGCAAGGAGCTGGACCCAGAAATATGCCATGGGTTAA
- the LOC113339283 gene encoding salicylate carboxymethyltransferase-like produces the protein MNQVIQNMNGGTGETSYAFNSSVQKKAFYKTKPKIEEAELDIFSKFCTCSTTMTGKSMPIGIADLGCSSGPNTLFSYLLNIIYKKCCEFDIVSPEIVMYFNDLPGNDFNTLFKYLESFCDELKRNKGDGFGQCFDAGIPGTFYGRLVPRDTLHFVHSSYSLQWFSQLPREIENNNQGNIYISTSSPPSIIEAYLKQFKSDFTNFLKYRSEELVKGGRMVLTLLGRTSEECCYFWDILALALKDMVLEGMIEEQKLISFNIPLYMTSSEEVSLVIQCEGSFKIDQIEVFQVNWDGSEDESSKIDSYNAANCIRAVSESLLMSHFGIGEEIIDKLFRRYMAIVDNVPKEKAKYTNIVISLTKV, from the exons ATGAATCAAGTCATCCAAAACATGAATGGTGGCACCGGCGAAACCAGTTACGCTTTCAACTCATCTGTTCAG AAAAAGGCTTTCTACAAAACAAAGCCGAAGATAGAAGAAGCAGAGCTGGATATATTTTCAAAGTTCTGTACTTGTAGTACAACCATGACGGGGAAGAGTATGCCTATAGGCATTGCCGACTTGGGCTGTTCCTCGGGTCCAAACACACTCTTTTCTTACCTGCTAAATATTATTTACAAGAAATGCTGTGAATTTGACATTGTTTCGCCGGAGATTGTCATGTACTTTAATGATCTTCCCGGAAACGACTTCAACACACTTTTCAAATACTTGGAAAGCTTTTGTGACGAACTGAAAAGAAACAAAGGAGATGGTTTCGGACAATGTTTTGATGCTGGGATACCTGGTACATTCTATGGTAGACTTGTTCCTAGGGATACTCTTCACTTTGTTCATTCTTCCTACAGTCTCCAATGGTTTTCTCAG cTTCCTCGAGAGATTGAGAACAATAACCAAGGGAACATTTATATCTCGACGTCCAGTCCTCCATCCATAATAGAAGCATACTTGAAGCAATTTAAGAGTGATTTTACGAATTTTCTGAAGTATCGGTCCGAGGAATTAGTCAAGGGAGGAAGAATGGTTTTAACACTTTTGGGCAGAACAAGTGAAGAGTGCTGTTATTTTTGGGATATATTAGCTTTGGCACTCAAGGACATGGTTTTAGAG GGAATGATTGAAGAACAAAAATTAATCTCATTTAACATACCGCTATATATGACATCCAGTGAGGAAGTGAGCCTGGTTATTCAATGTGAAGGTTCATTCAAGATTGATCAAATCGAAGTTTTCCAGGTGAATTGGGATGGTAGTGAAGATGAAAGTTCAAAAATCGATAGCTATAATGCAGCGAACTGCATCAGAGCCGTGTCAGAATCTTTATTGATGAGCCACTTCGGGATTGGGGAAGAAATAATTGACAAATTATTCCGTAGGTACATGGCAATTGTTGATAATGTGCCTAAAGAGAAAGCCAAGTATACCAATATAGTGATCTCCCTGACCAAAGTTTAG